A single region of the Bacillota bacterium genome encodes:
- a CDS encoding 4Fe-4S ferredoxin, with amino-acid sequence MTAVQERLRDECRRLLESKEVDVILGYQRGTLPLRSAPLFARRPEDVERMIWDETCENTVSVYIPRLRGSRVGIVAKGCDGRWVVEYITENQVSRSALKVIGVPCDGVLSRRALEKVAGLRTIYEGHLEDGHVVIQGRGWKERVPIQEVLEPSCKTCVQKSSPIIDVDLGRVESPNPKGDFGDVAAVEAQEVDDRWDLFAQEASKCIRCYACRQACPGCYCKVCFVDRSKPTWVGGTDDLTDAMVFHIMRAMHLAGRCVDCGACEKACPAGVNLRLLNRKLEKDARELYGHVAGLRVDDKPMLSTFRPNDPGDFIM; translated from the coding sequence ATGACTGCTGTACAAGAGAGACTACGCGACGAGTGCAGGCGTCTCTTGGAGAGCAAGGAGGTCGACGTCATCCTGGGTTACCAGAGGGGCACGCTTCCTTTGAGGTCAGCGCCCCTATTTGCCCGGAGGCCCGAGGACGTCGAGAGGATGATATGGGATGAGACCTGCGAGAATACGGTGTCGGTCTACATCCCCCGGCTGAGGGGTTCCCGGGTGGGGATCGTTGCCAAGGGGTGTGACGGGCGCTGGGTGGTGGAGTACATCACGGAGAACCAGGTATCCAGGTCCGCCCTGAAGGTTATAGGTGTGCCCTGTGACGGGGTGCTCTCCCGGAGGGCCTTGGAGAAGGTCGCGGGGTTGAGGACCATCTATGAGGGCCACCTGGAGGACGGCCACGTTGTGATCCAGGGGCGGGGGTGGAAAGAGAGGGTTCCCATCCAGGAGGTCCTGGAGCCCTCCTGTAAGACCTGTGTCCAGAAGTCATCCCCCATCATCGATGTGGACCTGGGCAGGGTCGAGAGCCCAAACCCCAAGGGCGACTTCGGGGATGTCGCGGCCGTGGAGGCCCAGGAGGTTGATGACCGCTGGGACCTCTTCGCCCAGGAGGCCTCGAAGTGCATCCGCTGCTACGCCTGTCGCCAGGCCTGCCCAGGATGCTACTGCAAGGTGTGCTTTGTGGACAGGTCCAAACCCACCTGGGTGGGAGGCACGGATGACCTCACCGATGCCATGGTGTTCCATATCATGAGGGCAATGCACCTGGCCGGTAGGTGCGTGGACTGCGGAGCCTGTGAGAAGGCCTGCCCGGCCGGGGTCAACCTGCGCCTCCTCAACAGGAAACTGGAAAAGGACGCCCGGGAGCTCTACGGCCATGTGGCTGGCCTGAGGGTTGACGACAAGCCAATGCTGTCAACATTCCGGCCCAACGACCCCGGAGACTTCATCATGTGA
- a CDS encoding hydrogenase iron-sulfur subunit: MEEKWEPKIVAFLCHWCSYAGADLAGISRFQYPPNVRVIRVPCSGAVNPFYIVKALQHGADGVLVSGCHPGDCHYLSGNLLARRKFQLLDGLLGHLGIEPGRVQFSWVSAAEGQKFAQVIKAVTEKVRSLGPSQKLVKARQAP, translated from the coding sequence ATGGAGGAGAAGTGGGAGCCCAAGATCGTGGCATTCCTGTGCCACTGGTGCAGCTACGCCGGGGCTGACCTGGCTGGTATATCCCGTTTCCAGTACCCACCCAACGTCCGGGTAATAAGGGTGCCGTGCTCTGGCGCCGTCAACCCCTTCTACATTGTGAAGGCTCTCCAGCACGGGGCCGACGGTGTGCTGGTGTCAGGGTGCCATCCCGGCGACTGCCACTACCTGTCGGGCAATCTCCTGGCCAGGAGGAAGTTCCAGCTCCTGGACGGTCTCCTCGGCCACCTGGGCATCGAGCCAGGCCGCGTCCAGTTCTCCTGGGTGTCCGCGGCCGAGGGCCAGAAGTTCGCCCAGGTAATCAAGGCCGTCACGGAGAAGGTGCGGTCACTGGGACCCAGCCAGAAGCTGGTGAAAGCGAGGCAAGCGCCATGA
- a CDS encoding NAD(P)-binding protein yields MTEPAKNPKKVGAALVLGGGIAGMQASLDLAEAGYYVYLVEKSPSIGGTMARLDKTFPTNDCAMCILSPKLVECGRHLNIETMTCSDLVDIQGDEGNFRVTVKKNPRYIDVSKCTGCQDCEKACPVVLDNEYEGGLNKRRAVFRPFPQAYPNAFTIDKAARPLCQVTCPAGVHAQGYVALIAEGKFEEALRLEKMSNPLPAICGRVCHHPCESNCNRGLVDEPIAICSLKRFIADYEYDKGLFCDPEPGEARDERVAIVGAGPAGLTCAYDLALKGYQVTVFEALPEPGGMLRYGIPAYRLPRDILKREIEAIERLGVKIQCEKRLGREFTLASLREEGYSCIFLAVGAHGDQKMGIPGEDKEGMVSGVEFLRDLNLGRPVRVGRRVLVVGGGNVAIDVARSALRLGSEKVTIVYRRARGEMPAAPHEVEEALHEGIDIQFLTAPVSVMGDGAVKGLVCQRMRLGKPDASGRRRPEAIPGSEFEIEADMVVAAIGQAPQLEFASEDPALKVSRWGTLEADSDTAETAVPGVFAGGDAVSGPATVVEAVAVGKRAAESIHRFINEMDTREGRDFSRPEAKVVSVPKDARPVPRAVMSGLPLEERLSGFQEVELGFTEEQAVAEAKRCLDCGVCSECMECVRVCKAKAVDHEMVEEVLELEVGAIVLAPGFEAYDPAHLNEYGYGKCKNVVTSVEFERILSASGPFEGHVVRPSDHKQPKNIAFLQCVGSRDEHKASGYCSSVCCMYAIKEAVIAKEHVAGNLDVSIFFMDMRAYGKDFEKYYSRAQDEHKVRFVRAKVREVKEDPDSGNLLVKYVEETGESRTAEFDMVVLSVGMKPNSDVARLARKVGIHLDDYGYRRSSGLNSVKTSMPGVFAAGAFASPKDIPETVMEASAAAAAVGQVLFPQRWSMVKEKEYPAEKNVANQAPRVGVFICNCGINIGGVVKVPEVLEYAKSLPDVVFADANMYTCSQDTQDRMKDLVQEHDLNRVVVASCSPRTHEPLFQQTVKEAGLNSHLFEMANIRDQCSWVHMSEPRDATEKAKDLVRMAVAKARLLEPLYPQMVGLTKKALVIGGGVSGMTAALGMADQGFPVCLVERQPELGGNLRHLDRSIDGEDLQKVLQDLLRRVKASPFVDVYTGAEIRSIDGFVGNFKTTIAVGGREVQYEHGVVVVATGGREHKPTEYLYGIDPRVITQQELEIRMRSGEAKAKRIVMIQCVGSREPQRPYCSRLCCTQAVKNALALKGMDPETEVIILYRDMRTYGLYEDYYSQARAAGVTFLRYDLAKKPKVTGENGTLSVDLADFILGRDIRIEADMVVLSAAVEPYPDSRQVAQMLKVPVNEDAFFLEAHVKLRPVDFATDGVFLAGLAHAPKMVRESMAQALAAVGRAATVLAKDHIEAHGTVSVVDESKCVGCKACEELCQFSAIKVDPEKNVARVESAVCKGCGACAATCRSGAIALKGFTDEEIMAEVAAFR; encoded by the coding sequence TTGACCGAACCCGCCAAGAACCCGAAGAAGGTAGGAGCCGCCCTGGTGCTGGGGGGAGGCATAGCCGGCATGCAGGCCTCCCTGGACCTGGCTGAGGCCGGTTACTACGTGTACCTGGTGGAAAAGTCCCCCTCCATAGGCGGCACCATGGCCCGGCTGGACAAGACCTTCCCCACCAACGATTGTGCCATGTGCATCCTGTCACCCAAGCTGGTGGAGTGCGGGCGGCACCTGAACATCGAGACCATGACATGCAGCGATCTGGTGGACATCCAGGGGGACGAGGGGAACTTCCGGGTAACCGTGAAGAAGAACCCCCGCTATATCGATGTCTCCAAGTGCACGGGCTGCCAGGACTGCGAGAAGGCCTGTCCGGTAGTGCTGGACAATGAATATGAGGGCGGGCTGAACAAGCGTAGGGCCGTCTTCAGGCCCTTCCCGCAGGCCTACCCCAACGCCTTCACAATAGACAAGGCGGCAAGGCCCCTTTGCCAGGTGACCTGCCCTGCCGGGGTGCACGCCCAGGGCTACGTTGCCCTCATCGCCGAGGGCAAGTTCGAGGAGGCCCTGAGACTTGAGAAGATGTCTAACCCCCTGCCCGCCATTTGCGGCAGGGTGTGCCACCATCCCTGCGAGTCCAACTGCAACAGGGGGTTGGTGGACGAGCCAATCGCCATTTGCTCCCTGAAACGCTTCATCGCGGACTACGAGTACGACAAGGGACTTTTCTGTGACCCCGAGCCCGGGGAGGCCCGGGATGAGAGGGTGGCCATCGTTGGCGCGGGCCCTGCGGGGCTTACCTGCGCCTACGACCTAGCCCTCAAGGGCTACCAGGTGACGGTGTTCGAGGCCCTGCCCGAACCCGGCGGCATGCTGCGCTACGGCATTCCCGCCTACCGCCTGCCCAGGGATATCCTGAAGCGGGAGATCGAGGCCATCGAGAGGCTAGGCGTGAAGATCCAGTGCGAAAAGCGCCTGGGCCGTGAGTTCACCCTGGCAAGCCTCAGGGAGGAGGGCTACTCCTGCATCTTCCTGGCGGTGGGGGCCCACGGTGACCAGAAGATGGGTATCCCCGGTGAGGATAAGGAAGGCATGGTATCTGGTGTGGAGTTCCTCAGGGACTTGAACCTCGGCCGCCCGGTGAGGGTTGGCCGGAGGGTGCTGGTGGTCGGTGGCGGCAACGTTGCCATCGACGTTGCCAGGAGCGCCTTGAGGCTGGGCTCCGAGAAGGTCACTATCGTCTACCGCCGGGCCCGGGGGGAGATGCCTGCGGCCCCCCACGAGGTGGAGGAGGCTCTTCACGAAGGCATCGACATCCAGTTCCTGACCGCGCCGGTTTCCGTCATGGGGGATGGGGCCGTCAAGGGCCTGGTGTGCCAGAGGATGAGGCTGGGCAAGCCTGACGCCTCGGGGCGCCGGCGCCCGGAGGCCATTCCAGGGTCCGAGTTCGAAATAGAGGCGGATATGGTAGTGGCCGCCATCGGCCAGGCCCCCCAGCTGGAGTTCGCCAGCGAGGATCCCGCCCTGAAGGTAAGCCGCTGGGGCACCCTGGAGGCTGACAGCGATACCGCCGAGACCGCCGTTCCCGGTGTGTTCGCCGGAGGCGACGCCGTATCCGGCCCCGCCACGGTGGTGGAGGCAGTGGCCGTGGGCAAGAGGGCGGCCGAATCCATACACCGGTTCATAAACGAGATGGATACCAGGGAGGGACGGGACTTCTCCAGGCCCGAGGCCAAGGTGGTCTCGGTACCCAAGGACGCTAGGCCTGTACCCAGGGCTGTCATGTCCGGCCTCCCCCTGGAGGAACGCCTCTCGGGCTTCCAGGAGGTGGAGCTGGGCTTCACGGAGGAACAGGCCGTTGCCGAGGCCAAGCGATGCCTGGATTGCGGCGTTTGCTCGGAGTGCATGGAGTGCGTCAGGGTGTGCAAGGCCAAGGCCGTGGACCACGAGATGGTCGAGGAGGTCCTGGAGCTGGAGGTTGGCGCCATCGTGCTGGCCCCGGGCTTTGAGGCCTATGACCCGGCACACTTGAACGAATACGGTTACGGCAAGTGCAAGAACGTGGTCACCAGCGTGGAGTTCGAGAGGATCCTCTCGGCCTCGGGCCCCTTCGAGGGGCACGTTGTGAGACCCTCCGATCACAAGCAGCCCAAGAACATAGCCTTCCTGCAGTGCGTGGGTTCCCGGGATGAGCACAAGGCCTCGGGCTACTGCTCCTCGGTGTGCTGCATGTATGCCATCAAGGAGGCCGTCATAGCCAAGGAGCACGTTGCGGGCAACCTGGACGTGTCCATATTCTTCATGGACATGAGGGCCTACGGCAAGGACTTCGAGAAGTACTATAGCAGGGCCCAGGACGAGCACAAGGTGAGGTTCGTCAGGGCCAAGGTGCGCGAGGTCAAGGAGGACCCGGATAGCGGGAACCTCCTGGTCAAGTACGTGGAGGAGACCGGAGAGTCAAGAACCGCCGAATTCGATATGGTGGTGCTCTCCGTGGGCATGAAGCCTAATTCCGATGTGGCCAGGCTCGCCCGCAAGGTTGGCATCCACCTTGACGACTACGGCTACCGCCGCTCTTCGGGGCTCAACTCGGTGAAGACCTCCATGCCAGGGGTGTTTGCGGCAGGTGCCTTCGCCAGCCCCAAGGACATCCCAGAGACCGTCATGGAGGCCTCTGCGGCCGCGGCGGCGGTGGGCCAGGTGCTCTTTCCCCAAAGATGGAGCATGGTGAAAGAGAAGGAGTACCCGGCGGAGAAGAACGTGGCCAACCAGGCCCCCCGGGTGGGAGTGTTCATCTGCAATTGCGGCATCAACATAGGGGGCGTGGTGAAGGTCCCGGAGGTTTTGGAGTACGCAAAGAGCCTCCCGGACGTGGTGTTCGCTGACGCCAACATGTATACGTGCTCCCAGGATACCCAGGACCGCATGAAGGACCTGGTGCAGGAGCATGACCTCAACCGGGTTGTGGTGGCGTCCTGCTCGCCCCGGACCCACGAGCCCCTCTTCCAGCAGACCGTGAAGGAGGCGGGACTGAACTCGCACCTCTTTGAGATGGCCAACATCCGGGACCAGTGCTCCTGGGTACACATGTCCGAGCCCAGGGATGCCACGGAGAAGGCCAAGGACCTTGTCCGCATGGCCGTGGCCAAGGCGAGGCTCCTGGAGCCCCTCTACCCGCAGATGGTGGGCCTTACCAAGAAGGCCCTGGTCATCGGCGGCGGTGTATCCGGCATGACAGCAGCCCTGGGCATGGCTGACCAGGGGTTCCCCGTGTGCCTGGTGGAGCGCCAGCCGGAACTGGGAGGAAACCTTCGCCACCTCGACCGCAGCATTGACGGGGAGGATCTCCAGAAGGTGCTCCAGGACCTGTTGCGCCGGGTGAAGGCAAGCCCCTTCGTGGACGTCTACACCGGGGCGGAGATAAGGTCCATTGACGGCTTCGTGGGCAACTTCAAGACCACCATCGCCGTGGGGGGCAGGGAGGTCCAGTACGAGCATGGCGTTGTGGTTGTGGCCACGGGAGGCCGTGAGCACAAGCCCACCGAGTACCTTTACGGTATTGACCCCAGGGTCATCACCCAGCAGGAACTGGAGATCCGGATGCGTTCGGGCGAGGCCAAGGCCAAGAGGATCGTGATGATCCAGTGCGTGGGTTCCCGGGAGCCGCAGCGCCCCTACTGCAGCCGGCTCTGCTGCACCCAGGCGGTGAAGAACGCCCTGGCCCTCAAAGGGATGGACCCCGAGACCGAGGTGATCATCCTCTACAGGGATATGAGGACCTACGGTCTCTACGAGGACTACTACTCCCAGGCGCGAGCGGCAGGGGTCACCTTCCTCCGCTACGACCTAGCCAAGAAGCCCAAGGTAACCGGGGAGAACGGCACCCTCTCCGTGGATCTCGCCGACTTCATCCTGGGCCGGGACATCAGGATCGAGGCGGACATGGTGGTGCTCAGCGCCGCCGTGGAACCCTATCCCGACAGCCGCCAGGTGGCTCAGATGCTGAAGGTGCCCGTGAATGAGGATGCCTTCTTCCTGGAGGCTCACGTGAAGCTCAGGCCAGTGGACTTCGCCACGGACGGTGTGTTCCTGGCAGGCCTGGCGCACGCCCCTAAGATGGTCAGGGAGAGCATGGCCCAGGCGCTGGCCGCTGTTGGCAGGGCCGCTACAGTGCTGGCCAAGGACCACATCGAGGCCCACGGCACCGTATCCGTGGTGGACGAGTCCAAGTGCGTGGGATGCAAGGCGTGCGAGGAGCTCTGCCAGTTCTCCGCCATCAAGGTGGACCCGGAGAAGAACGTGGCCAGGGTCGAGAGCGCCGTGTGCAAGGGCTGCGGTGCCTGCGCCGCCACCTGCCGGTCCGGAGCCATAGCCCTCAAGGGATTCACTGACGAAGAGATCATGGCGGAGGTGGCTGCATTCCGATGA
- a CDS encoding 4Fe-4S dicluster domain-containing protein, producing MAKTEEARTLDPKFKYEVAGRPGGENIKSCFACGVCTAGCPVAEVEEAFNPRRIIRQVLLGLRDEVLSSDEIWYCITCFDCTYHCPQNVKFANVMGVLRDMAVEEGYVAPSFPGRVEETGRLVQEMRRDMVRFLLAGKTEEAPLDPAQLARAVKNLASGGE from the coding sequence ATGGCCAAGACAGAAGAAGCCCGCACCCTGGATCCCAAGTTCAAGTACGAGGTGGCTGGCCGCCCGGGCGGGGAGAACATCAAGTCGTGTTTCGCCTGTGGCGTGTGTACCGCGGGCTGCCCGGTGGCCGAGGTTGAGGAGGCCTTCAACCCGCGGCGCATCATCCGGCAGGTCCTCCTGGGCCTCAGGGACGAGGTGCTGTCCTCGGACGAGATATGGTACTGTATCACGTGCTTTGACTGTACCTATCACTGCCCGCAGAACGTGAAGTTCGCCAACGTCATGGGGGTCCTTAGGGACATGGCCGTGGAGGAGGGCTACGTCGCTCCCTCCTTCCCCGGGCGCGTTGAGGAAACGGGCCGGCTGGTACAGGAGATGCGCAGGGACATGGTACGGTTCCTCCTAGCTGGCAAGACGGAAGAGGCACCGCTGGACCCGGCCCAGCTGGCTAGGGCCGTGAAGAACTTGGCTTCCGGGGGGGAATAG